A window of the Leucothrix mucor DSM 2157 genome harbors these coding sequences:
- a CDS encoding NnrS family protein, translated as MLQIETPVTVKPFALFNLGFRPFFLLAAGFGALSMLLWMAIYSFSQPWLSPEWPAIFWHAHEMVFGYSTAVIAGFLLTAVGNWTNLPMPKGRHLMLLAGLWLSARLFPFSGLPFALALSAFTDLLFILMLITAIAIPIYQTKQWTQMPIVFKLALIASSNILFYAAMLGFLPAYAIHWGLYSGLYLIISLILMMGRRVIPFFIERGVANAPIKLTNHKWLDLSSLFLFLIFVVVEVFTQYRPVSESLAAILFLLHAFRLWGWYDHGIWRKPLLWVLYIGYGFMVLGFGLNALTTTLSLSPWIAVHAFAAGGIGLITAGMMCRIALGHTGRNVQDPPKALKFIFVLLGLGAVCRVILPLLFPATAYHGLIITAQLCWAAGFGLFLITYIPMLTKPRVDQRFG; from the coding sequence ATGCTACAGATTGAAACACCCGTTACGGTTAAACCTTTTGCTCTCTTTAATCTCGGGTTTCGACCTTTTTTCCTACTCGCGGCTGGCTTCGGCGCGCTTTCAATGCTGCTGTGGATGGCTATTTACAGCTTCAGTCAGCCTTGGCTATCGCCGGAGTGGCCTGCTATTTTCTGGCATGCTCATGAAATGGTATTTGGCTACAGCACCGCAGTTATCGCAGGATTTTTGCTAACAGCGGTTGGCAACTGGACAAATTTACCCATGCCCAAAGGCAGGCACCTGATGCTATTGGCTGGCTTATGGCTCAGTGCGCGACTATTTCCATTTAGCGGTTTGCCCTTTGCCTTAGCGCTCAGTGCATTTACCGACTTACTGTTCATTTTGATGCTGATTACCGCCATTGCCATCCCCATTTATCAAACCAAGCAATGGACGCAGATGCCAATTGTGTTCAAATTAGCGCTTATCGCCTCCAGCAATATCCTGTTTTATGCGGCAATGCTCGGCTTTCTTCCGGCCTATGCGATTCATTGGGGTTTATACAGTGGGCTATATCTGATCATTTCTTTAATTTTAATGATGGGCCGGCGGGTGATTCCGTTCTTTATTGAGCGCGGCGTGGCCAATGCCCCGATCAAATTAACTAACCACAAATGGCTAGACTTGAGCAGCTTGTTCTTATTTCTGATCTTTGTAGTGGTTGAAGTATTTACGCAATACCGCCCTGTGAGTGAATCACTCGCGGCTATCCTCTTTCTACTACACGCTTTTCGTTTGTGGGGTTGGTACGATCATGGCATCTGGCGCAAGCCTTTGCTTTGGGTACTGTATATTGGCTATGGCTTTATGGTGCTGGGCTTTGGGCTCAATGCGCTAACCACGACTCTCAGTTTGTCTCCCTGGATTGCCGTGCACGCCTTCGCTGCTGGTGGTATCGGTCTAATTACTGCCGGAATGATGTGCCGAATTGCGCTAGGCCATACCGGACGCAATGTACAAGACCCACCAAAAGCACTGAAATTCATCTTTGTATTACTCGGGCTTGGCGCAGTGTGTCGGGTGATCTTGCCGTTATTGTTCCCCGCTACGGCTTATCATGGTCTGATTATTACAGCGCAATTGTGCTGGGCTGCAGGCTTTGGGCTGTTTTTGATTACTTATATTCCGATGCTAACTAAGCCACGAGTTGATCAACGCTTTGGCTAA
- a CDS encoding glutathione S-transferase family protein, protein MHLYIAYKNYSSWSLRPWIMMQVAGIPFEETVLPFYHSDSLDKLGQRYQIPAQVPVLVVQDNVIWDSLAIMEYLAEQYPDRGLWPEESALRALARSAASEMHSGFATLRGTCPMNCRSQKRLTEEAAATLAGDLNRLAEIWEHFERAEKPEGDFLCGQFSIVDAMYAPVMWRVVGYSLEVSPAFSKWAEAMQAIPEMQDWLDAAKAESWTIETYEAAGETV, encoded by the coding sequence ATGCATCTTTACATCGCGTATAAAAATTACTCGTCTTGGTCGCTGCGACCTTGGATTATGATGCAAGTTGCCGGCATTCCATTCGAAGAGACCGTATTGCCTTTTTATCACAGCGACAGTTTGGATAAGCTTGGCCAGCGCTATCAGATTCCTGCACAAGTGCCCGTGCTGGTGGTGCAGGATAATGTGATCTGGGATAGTTTGGCGATTATGGAATACCTAGCTGAACAATATCCGGATCGCGGATTGTGGCCGGAAGAGTCCGCCCTACGGGCGCTGGCTCGCAGTGCTGCCTCAGAAATGCACAGTGGCTTTGCAACATTGCGTGGCACTTGCCCAATGAATTGCCGTAGCCAAAAGCGTCTCACTGAAGAAGCTGCCGCGACCTTGGCCGGAGACCTCAACCGCCTTGCTGAAATTTGGGAACACTTCGAGCGTGCAGAAAAGCCGGAAGGTGATTTCTTATGTGGCCAGTTCAGTATTGTGGATGCCATGTATGCGCCCGTAATGTGGCGAGTGGTTGGCTATAGTTTGGAAGTTTCCCCAGCCTTTAGCAAGTGGGCTGAAGCGATGCAGGCAATACCAGAGATGCAAGATTGGCTGGATGCGGCAAAAGCAGAAAGCTGGACGATTGAAACTTACGAGGCTGCGGGCGAAACGGTTTAA
- a CDS encoding DedA family protein codes for MEFETTDLLLTGMLNYGAPILGLVLLLGGMGIPLPGTLMVLLAGAFVRQGLLDGFSTMGIGLACVIIGDCISYGMGYYARNWVNRHFGRSKSWQSAQEAFQKRGGVAIYLTRFLITPLAVPTNLIAGSTYYPFRRFLMYDLAGEFTWLLLFGSLGYAFGTQWDAINSCIRDSSGLMAGLALVLVGIYFLRRHHNHAKLVKA; via the coding sequence ATGGAATTTGAAACAACCGACCTCCTGCTGACAGGAATGCTGAACTATGGTGCACCGATTCTAGGATTGGTGTTGCTGTTAGGTGGCATGGGCATTCCACTACCGGGTACGCTCATGGTGTTGCTGGCTGGTGCATTTGTTCGACAAGGTTTGCTGGATGGTTTTAGCACCATGGGGATTGGTCTGGCCTGCGTAATTATCGGTGACTGCATTAGCTATGGTATGGGGTATTATGCGCGTAACTGGGTGAATCGCCACTTTGGACGGTCAAAATCTTGGCAAAGTGCTCAGGAAGCGTTTCAAAAACGAGGTGGGGTTGCCATTTATTTGACGCGATTTTTGATCACGCCATTAGCCGTTCCAACCAACTTAATTGCAGGCAGTACATACTATCCTTTCCGTCGTTTTCTAATGTATGACCTTGCCGGTGAGTTCACGTGGTTACTGTTATTTGGCAGCTTAGGCTATGCCTTCGGCACCCAATGGGATGCGATTAACAGCTGCATTCGTGACTCCAGCGGTTTAATGGCTGGCTTAGCATTAGTACTGGTGGGTATTTATTTCTTGAGGCGACATCATAATCATGCCAAATTAGTCAAAGCCTAG
- a CDS encoding alpha-hydroxy acid oxidase, which yields MSQNLHNKYPAISDLARKAKRRIPHFAWEYLDSGTGLEDCVPRNRAAFSNVILTPQFMQGVFEPDISTSLFGVDYAMPFGVAPVGLTGLMWPGAEKILAKAAAKHRIPYGLSTVATEAPETIGPLTNGMGWFQLYPPRLPELRQDLLKRAKESGFTTLMVTADVPTGSCRERQTRAGVTVPPKTGLRTIFHAAMRPHWTLETLRYGQPAFRGLEKYIDGKDMQNMTAYMGKALGGSLDWDYLKAVREEWDGPILLKGILDVEQAKQAAAMGLDGVIVSNHGGRQCDGVPASLDVLPEIKAAVGDEIKVLFDSGVRTGLDVIRAIALGADFVLLGRPFMYGVAALGEAGGNHAIEILRNDLKNNMTQLGCQRLDQLAGRLTKASR from the coding sequence ATGAGTCAGAATCTTCACAACAAATACCCTGCAATTTCCGATCTGGCGCGTAAAGCCAAGCGCCGCATTCCCCATTTTGCTTGGGAGTACTTAGATAGCGGGACTGGCTTAGAGGATTGCGTGCCTCGTAATCGTGCGGCTTTTTCCAATGTCATCTTAACGCCTCAGTTTATGCAGGGCGTATTTGAGCCTGATATCAGTACCTCCTTATTTGGTGTGGACTACGCTATGCCATTTGGTGTGGCTCCGGTTGGCCTGACAGGCTTAATGTGGCCGGGTGCGGAGAAAATTCTAGCTAAGGCCGCGGCCAAACACCGAATTCCCTACGGCTTAAGTACCGTTGCGACCGAAGCGCCTGAAACCATCGGGCCATTAACTAATGGCATGGGCTGGTTTCAACTCTACCCGCCACGCTTGCCCGAGCTGCGTCAGGATTTATTAAAGCGCGCCAAAGAGTCCGGCTTTACGACCTTAATGGTCACCGCCGATGTACCTACTGGTAGCTGCCGCGAGCGCCAAACACGTGCCGGTGTGACTGTGCCACCTAAAACGGGTTTGCGTACTATTTTCCATGCCGCAATGCGCCCGCATTGGACATTGGAAACTTTACGCTATGGTCAACCTGCGTTTCGTGGATTAGAAAAGTACATCGATGGTAAAGACATGCAAAATATGACCGCCTATATGGGTAAAGCATTAGGTGGTTCCTTGGATTGGGATTACCTAAAAGCCGTTCGGGAAGAGTGGGATGGCCCAATTCTACTAAAAGGCATTCTGGATGTGGAGCAGGCTAAGCAAGCGGCGGCGATGGGCTTGGATGGGGTAATTGTATCGAACCATGGCGGGCGTCAATGTGATGGCGTGCCAGCTTCATTAGATGTGCTGCCTGAAATCAAAGCGGCAGTTGGTGATGAGATCAAGGTGCTGTTTGATAGTGGCGTGCGCACGGGGTTAGATGTGATTCGTGCCATCGCGTTAGGCGCAGACTTTGTATTACTGGGGCGTCCGTTTATGTATGGTGTTGCGGCATTGGGCGAAGCTGGTGGTAATCATGCCATTGAGATTCTGCGCAATGATTTGAAAAACAATATGACGCAACTGGGTTGTCAGCGGCTTGATCAGCTAGCAGGCAGGCTGACTAAGGCGTCGCGCTAA
- a CDS encoding tetratricopeptide repeat protein: MPIFILTIIVQIALVVHVMKTGRNTMWIWAIVMLPAIGAIAYFFVEILPSLMQTRTGWQARKGLEKLVNPNRDFKQASNNFEVVDTVENSSRLAAEYLEKGEYAEAKALYDKCLTGLYENDPDLLYARAQAEYGLEQYAETKQTLDTLIKENPQYKNVDAHLLYAKTLVKLGNNDLALKELEVLNETYPGPEATYRYAMLLKELGKPQQTQELLEGIMKTAKLSDKHYRARYKSWINLAKSELDSV; the protein is encoded by the coding sequence ATGCCTATTTTTATTCTCACGATTATCGTTCAAATCGCGCTGGTTGTTCACGTGATGAAAACCGGCCGCAATACGATGTGGATCTGGGCGATCGTTATGCTTCCCGCGATTGGCGCTATCGCCTATTTCTTCGTCGAAATACTACCTTCCTTAATGCAGACGCGGACCGGCTGGCAGGCTAGGAAGGGCCTTGAAAAGCTAGTTAACCCCAATCGGGACTTCAAACAAGCCAGCAATAATTTTGAAGTTGTCGATACCGTGGAAAACTCTTCACGCTTAGCCGCGGAGTATCTGGAAAAAGGTGAGTACGCCGAAGCGAAAGCACTGTACGACAAGTGCCTAACCGGCCTTTATGAAAATGACCCTGATCTGCTGTATGCACGCGCTCAGGCAGAGTACGGTCTGGAGCAGTATGCCGAGACTAAGCAAACGCTGGATACGCTAATTAAAGAAAACCCGCAGTACAAAAATGTGGATGCGCATTTGCTCTACGCTAAAACGCTGGTCAAGCTGGGTAACAACGACTTGGCACTCAAAGAGCTGGAGGTACTGAACGAAACTTACCCCGGCCCGGAGGCCACTTATCGCTACGCTATGCTGTTAAAAGAGTTGGGCAAACCGCAGCAAACACAGGAATTACTTGAAGGGATTATGAAAACAGCTAAACTCTCTGACAAGCATTACCGTGCTCGCTATAAATCATGGATTAATTTAGCCAAAAGCGAGCTTGATTCCGTTTGA
- a CDS encoding DNA-3-methyladenine glycosylase I: protein MLEPSLDGKKRCFGGKPGKEGYAEYHDVEWGIPKHDDQFLFEMLILEGAQAGLSWETILNKREGYRAAFHNFDPVKVAAMTDEALQERLLNPNIVRNKLKVFAARKNAIAFLKIQQEFGSFDAYLWAYVDGKQQLNHWDEFAQVPVSTPISEALSKDLKKRGMTFVGPTIMYAYMQSVGLVDDHLTDCWRYHKA, encoded by the coding sequence ATGTTAGAGCCGAGCCTTGATGGCAAGAAACGTTGCTTTGGTGGCAAGCCCGGAAAAGAGGGCTATGCCGAGTACCATGATGTGGAATGGGGTATCCCTAAGCATGACGATCAGTTTCTATTTGAGATGCTTATATTGGAAGGCGCACAGGCTGGTTTAAGCTGGGAAACTATACTTAATAAGCGGGAAGGTTATCGAGCGGCGTTTCATAACTTTGATCCGGTGAAAGTGGCGGCGATGACGGATGAAGCGTTGCAAGAGCGCTTGCTGAATCCAAACATCGTGCGCAATAAGTTAAAGGTGTTCGCGGCACGTAAAAATGCCATTGCCTTTTTGAAGATTCAACAAGAATTTGGCAGCTTCGATGCGTACTTATGGGCGTATGTGGATGGCAAGCAGCAGTTGAATCATTGGGATGAGTTTGCGCAAGTACCAGTCTCTACACCAATTAGTGAAGCGCTATCCAAAGATCTTAAAAAGCGTGGAATGACTTTTGTTGGCCCCACGATTATGTATGCTTATATGCAATCAGTGGGGCTGGTAGATGACCATTTGACTGATTGCTGGCGTTACCATAAAGCCTGA
- a CDS encoding alpha/beta hydrolase, translating into MTMKRLAHITILMTLLTVAGCSSVPTQAPVAPVKVTPPKPVKAIVPDRPPVPAELVGRYSLFEGSESTFDIRQEGGKLLVYSGKNASELTPVSATRYTLPGGRQIDFQYSNEGKYDRFSLVLDGRPQRFIRDDSLLRSRKGVTQQAVYTWQLVNDLKLGDYTYSRFISPWRGVVDYSVYLPPKWQRHTKNTYPLVIFLHGQTGWEHSFPQSVPASQLNDWINRGLIPPMVIVSLRTGRINGREEEQWSSPRNETLLTSDSGNELRAFLRREFHAGMTAQTTSIHGHSRGARGAIHYALKYPQQFSSAVANAFVSDYALPETMQLAAQNQDMLRKSGIPLRISIGDRDEFELNLGRQSSAVIHKHLNDLGIKHQYQVFAGVDHGFVNIWNVRQANGMPNGLAELQFHAGAWSAAK; encoded by the coding sequence ATGACTATGAAGCGGTTGGCACACATAACAATACTAATGACTTTACTCACGGTGGCGGGCTGCTCCAGTGTGCCGACTCAAGCGCCGGTGGCTCCGGTAAAAGTGACGCCGCCCAAGCCGGTGAAAGCCATTGTGCCAGACAGGCCACCCGTACCTGCGGAATTGGTTGGGCGTTATAGCTTATTTGAAGGCTCCGAGAGTACCTTCGACATTCGACAAGAGGGCGGTAAGTTATTGGTGTATAGCGGGAAAAATGCTTCCGAGCTTACGCCGGTTAGTGCCACACGCTACACTTTGCCCGGTGGTCGACAGATCGACTTTCAGTATTCCAATGAAGGTAAATACGACCGCTTTAGTTTAGTACTTGATGGCCGCCCACAGCGCTTTATTCGTGATGACTCCTTGCTGCGCAGTCGCAAAGGGGTCACGCAACAAGCGGTGTACACTTGGCAGCTGGTGAATGATTTAAAGCTCGGTGACTACACGTATTCTCGTTTTATCAGCCCCTGGCGTGGCGTGGTGGATTACTCGGTTTACCTGCCGCCTAAATGGCAGCGACACACTAAAAACACCTATCCGCTGGTGATTTTCTTGCACGGCCAAACGGGTTGGGAGCACAGCTTCCCGCAAAGTGTGCCGGCGTCCCAGTTGAATGATTGGATCAACCGCGGATTGATTCCGCCCATGGTGATCGTGTCTTTACGTACGGGCCGCATTAACGGTCGCGAGGAAGAGCAGTGGTCATCGCCACGCAATGAAACCTTGCTGACCAGCGATAGTGGTAATGAGCTACGCGCCTTTTTACGTCGCGAGTTCCATGCGGGCATGACGGCACAAACAACGTCAATTCATGGTCACTCCCGTGGCGCACGTGGTGCGATTCATTATGCACTGAAATATCCACAGCAATTTTCCTCTGCAGTGGCTAATGCTTTCGTAAGTGATTACGCCTTGCCAGAAACCATGCAGCTTGCGGCGCAGAACCAAGACATGCTGCGCAAATCCGGCATTCCGCTGCGTATTTCAATTGGTGACCGGGATGAGTTTGAATTGAATTTAGGGCGTCAATCGTCTGCTGTGATTCATAAGCATCTGAACGACTTAGGTATTAAGCACCAATATCAAGTGTTTGCAGGCGTTGATCATGGCTTTGTGAATATCTGGAATGTGCGTCAAGCGAATGGCATGCCAAATGGTTTGGCCGAGTTACAGTTTCACGCCGGTGCCTGGAGCGCCGCCAAATAA
- a CDS encoding diaminopropionate ammonia-lyase produces the protein MQFLKNPLRGVGIKPTTEMSDKQVSTNAEKVLSIFKHCPMSQSTPLLELSELGAELGVADLFLKDERERMGLGSFKATGAAYVIALAASEKIESMPDLSLATVKPEQLKQILKGSTYVCASAGNHGLSVAAGARIFGATAVIYLSQTVPESFAERLRSYDAEVVRAGNNYEESMVAAAKRAEQMDWILLSDSSWPGYTEIPTQVMEGYLLIAAEVVSQFDDDPAPSHIFLQAGVGGIAAAATAYFRSKWEDESVIVVVEPEAAPAIIDSVKAGKPVISEGPVSNMGRLDCKEPSHIALGCLSREADFFVTLSDEEALEATQWLTTQGIHATPSATAGLAAVYHSKSGDTFREAIGLTESSRVLALITEQA, from the coding sequence ATGCAATTTCTGAAAAATCCGCTGCGTGGCGTTGGTATCAAGCCGACGACTGAAATGAGTGATAAGCAGGTGAGTACGAATGCTGAAAAGGTTTTGTCCATTTTCAAGCACTGCCCGATGTCGCAGTCGACACCGTTGTTAGAGCTTTCTGAGCTGGGTGCCGAGTTGGGCGTGGCCGATTTATTTCTGAAAGATGAGCGCGAGCGCATGGGCTTGGGGAGCTTTAAAGCAACTGGCGCTGCCTATGTAATTGCTTTGGCGGCCAGCGAAAAGATTGAAAGCATGCCAGATCTTTCACTGGCAACGGTAAAGCCGGAACAGCTGAAACAAATTCTGAAAGGCAGTACGTATGTGTGTGCTAGTGCAGGTAACCATGGCTTGTCAGTCGCTGCAGGTGCGCGAATCTTTGGTGCAACTGCGGTCATTTATTTAAGCCAGACCGTGCCGGAGTCGTTCGCCGAGCGCTTACGTAGTTACGATGCGGAGGTGGTGCGCGCGGGTAATAATTACGAAGAAAGCATGGTGGCTGCCGCGAAACGTGCTGAGCAGATGGATTGGATACTGTTATCAGATTCCTCATGGCCGGGTTATACCGAAATTCCCACGCAGGTGATGGAAGGCTATTTGCTAATTGCCGCCGAAGTCGTTTCTCAGTTTGATGATGACCCCGCGCCGAGCCATATTTTTCTGCAAGCCGGAGTTGGTGGCATTGCCGCGGCTGCAACGGCCTATTTTCGCAGTAAGTGGGAGGATGAGTCGGTGATTGTAGTGGTCGAGCCGGAAGCCGCGCCCGCAATTATTGATAGTGTGAAAGCGGGCAAGCCGGTAATTAGCGAAGGGCCGGTTTCAAATATGGGGCGTTTGGATTGTAAAGAACCTTCACACATTGCTTTGGGTTGTCTATCTCGTGAGGCTGATTTTTTTGTCACGCTCAGTGATGAAGAAGCGTTGGAAGCGACGCAATGGTTAACCACTCAAGGTATTCATGCGACGCCATCGGCAACCGCTGGTCTGGCGGCCGTGTATCATAGTAAGTCGGGTGATACCTTTCGTGAGGCGATTGGTTTAACCGAGTCCAGTCGTGTGTTGGCGCTCATTACAGAACAAGCGTAA
- a CDS encoding GlyGly-CTERM sorting domain-containing protein (This protein contains a GlyGly-CTERM protein-sorting domain, as detected by TIGR03501. These domains are found at the C-terminus of secreted proteins in organisms that possess both rhombosortase, which is an intramembrane serine proteinase (see TIGR03902), and a type II secretion system (T2SS). In at least some cases, such as VesB from Vibrio cholerae, cleavage by rhombosortase is followed first by attachment of a glycerophosphoethanolamine-containing moiety, then by transport by the T2SS across the outer membrane and release into the medium in soluble form.), with amino-acid sequence MFTSHNKALYVILLIASLCGTATVQAKHQSSGSSVQTIKPNKHNNPYHHNTRIRTTPPAHAPRPGDVRNPVILNNPNGGSGSTSWLLWLLLPLLLISRRK; translated from the coding sequence ATGTTCACCTCACACAATAAGGCGCTTTATGTAATACTGCTGATCGCCAGCTTGTGCGGGACTGCGACGGTGCAAGCAAAGCACCAATCATCTGGCTCAAGTGTGCAAACCATAAAACCGAATAAGCACAACAACCCGTACCACCACAATACACGCATTAGAACGACACCTCCGGCTCACGCTCCGCGCCCCGGTGATGTACGAAATCCAGTAATTCTCAATAACCCGAATGGCGGCAGCGGCAGCACTTCGTGGTTATTATGGTTGCTACTGCCACTGCTGTTAATCAGTCGGCGCAAGTAG
- a CDS encoding Spy/CpxP family protein refolding chaperone, whose product MKKAILVTLLASTLGLGAAAVHANDASDTRDGKGYSKHHDGKGKHAGKRGGRHGGGHMMKRMAKKLNLTEDQQAQIKSFREAQRTQHQTLREQMKELRTETQALDTSSADYQNQVAALADKKANLDRAAFIQRNEARQQFESVLTAEQRATLKEMQEKRKNRGGKRGGKHNAE is encoded by the coding sequence ATGAAAAAGGCAATCTTAGTAACATTATTAGCAAGCACTTTGGGTTTAGGCGCAGCAGCCGTTCATGCAAACGATGCATCGGATACTCGCGACGGTAAAGGCTACTCTAAGCACCACGATGGCAAAGGCAAACATGCCGGTAAGCGCGGCGGTCGTCACGGTGGCGGACACATGATGAAGCGCATGGCTAAAAAGCTGAACCTAACTGAAGATCAGCAAGCGCAGATCAAGTCATTCCGCGAAGCACAAAGAACGCAACACCAGACACTGCGTGAACAAATGAAAGAACTGCGTACTGAAACACAAGCTTTGGATACTAGCAGCGCAGACTACCAGAACCAAGTCGCCGCACTGGCTGACAAGAAAGCAAACTTGGACCGTGCTGCATTTATCCAGCGTAACGAAGCGCGTCAGCAGTTTGAATCAGTATTGACCGCTGAACAGCGCGCAACACTGAAAGAAATGCAGGAAAAGCGTAAGAACCGTGGCGGCAAGCGCGGTGGTAAGCACAACGCGGAATAA
- a CDS encoding M24 family metallopeptidase: MQGFSKDEFRQRLDKAQFLMREQGMDLMLLTSEPEVRYFSGFFTQFWLSPTRPWFLLIPDRGYPVAVIPEIGEVVMRKTWVRDIRTWSSPQPADEGISLLSDTINEMVGGKAVIGLSKGHESVIRMPLNDLESLRTQLPGMRWMNCTPLIRELRMEKSPAEVAKIRHICQIASDTFDQAASLFEIGQPLDSVFRAFKIAMLQQGADDVPYLVGGAGQGGYGDVISPPSQVPIEAGDILMLDTGSTYEGYYCDFDRNFAFGHASDIAKRAYQTLYQATEAGLAIAKPGATCAQVYQAMQSVIEQAGGGAGGVGRMGHGLGMQLTEWPSNMASDHTVITPNMVLTLEPSMGLGDGKMMVHEENILITEYGPEMLSRRAAPELPII; encoded by the coding sequence ATGCAGGGATTCTCGAAAGATGAGTTTCGTCAGCGCTTGGATAAAGCACAATTTCTAATGCGCGAGCAGGGCATGGACCTAATGCTACTCACCTCGGAACCGGAGGTGCGTTACTTCTCTGGCTTCTTTACGCAGTTTTGGCTCAGTCCAACCCGTCCGTGGTTTTTGCTCATTCCTGATCGTGGCTATCCGGTTGCGGTTATTCCTGAGATTGGCGAAGTGGTTATGCGTAAGACTTGGGTTCGCGATATTCGCACCTGGTCATCCCCGCAGCCTGCAGATGAAGGCATTTCACTGCTTAGCGATACCATCAATGAAATGGTGGGTGGCAAGGCGGTGATTGGTTTAAGCAAAGGGCATGAGTCTGTCATTCGCATGCCATTAAATGATTTGGAATCGTTACGTACTCAATTGCCGGGTATGCGCTGGATGAATTGTACGCCCCTGATTCGCGAACTGCGCATGGAAAAGTCACCTGCCGAAGTCGCTAAAATCCGTCATATTTGCCAGATCGCGTCGGATACTTTTGATCAAGCTGCTAGTTTATTTGAAATTGGCCAGCCGTTGGATTCTGTATTCCGCGCCTTTAAAATTGCCATGTTGCAGCAGGGCGCGGATGATGTGCCGTATCTGGTTGGCGGTGCTGGCCAAGGTGGCTATGGCGATGTGATTTCGCCGCCCTCGCAAGTGCCGATTGAAGCGGGTGATATATTGATGTTAGATACCGGCTCAACTTACGAGGGTTATTATTGCGACTTTGATCGTAACTTTGCCTTTGGCCATGCTTCCGATATTGCCAAGCGCGCTTATCAAACCTTGTATCAAGCGACTGAAGCGGGTTTAGCCATAGCCAAGCCGGGAGCGACCTGTGCGCAAGTGTATCAGGCGATGCAGAGTGTGATTGAGCAAGCCGGTGGCGGTGCGGGTGGTGTTGGTCGCATGGGACATGGTCTGGGAATGCAGCTCACCGAATGGCCATCCAATATGGCAAGCGACCATACGGTCATCACGCCGAATATGGTGCTCACGCTGGAGCCCAGCATGGGCCTTGGCGATGGTAAAATGATGGTGCATGAGGAAAATATTCTGATTACCGAATATGGCCCTGAAATGCTGAGTCGACGCGCTGCGCCAGAGTTGCCCATTATCTGA